One Vigna unguiculata cultivar IT97K-499-35 chromosome 7, ASM411807v1, whole genome shotgun sequence genomic region harbors:
- the LOC114192302 gene encoding probable prolyl 4-hydroxylase 9 isoform X3, with protein sequence MKGKMKSSKLKLGIPALSFLCSLFFVAGFFVSPLLFQSRILQESEKKVCEPVEHGESGESFFDSIPFQILSWRPRALYFPNFTSVEACGQIIEMAKPKLEPSKLALRTGETAESTKDTRTSSGTFISASGDKSGILDMLERKIAKVTMIPRSHGEKFNILKYEVGQKYDSHYDAFNPDEYGTVKSQRMASFLLYLSNVEAGGETMFPYEGGLHIDTDYDYRKCIGLKVKPRQGDGLLFYSLLANGEIDKTSLHGSCPVIKGEKWVATKWIDDKEQ encoded by the exons ATGAAAGGCAAAATGAAGAGTTCCAAACTGAAGTTGGGGATACCTGCACTTTCCTTCCTTTGCTCCCTTTTCTTCGTTGCTGGCTTCTTTGTATCTCCTCTCCTATTTCAG TCAAGAATACTCCAAGAATCTGAGAAGAAAGTATGTGAACCTGTTGAGCATGGTGAATCTGGGGAATCCTTTTTTGATTCAATCCCTTTTCAG atTTTAAGTTGGAGACCACGGGCACTTTACTTTCCAAACTTCACTAGTGTGGAAGCATGTGGGCAAATAATTGAAATGGCAAAGCCAAAACTTGAACCATCAAAACTGGCTTTGCGGACAGGAGAAACTGCTGAGAGCACAAAAGACACTAGAACAAG TTCAGGCACATTTATCAGCGCATCAGGAGACAAATCTGGCATCTTAGACATGTTAGAGAGGAAAATTGCTAAAGTTACAATGATTCCAAGGAGCCATGGGGAA AAATTCAATATATTGAAGTATGAGGTTGGCCAGAAATATGATTCTCATTATGATGCGTTCAACCCAGATGAATACGGCACTGTTAAGAGCCAAAGG ATGGCTTCCTTTCTGTTATACCTATCAAATGTTGAAGCTGGAGGAGAAACAATGTTCCCTTATGAG GGTGGTCTGCATATTGATACGGATTATGATTACCGAAAATGCATTGGTTTGAAGGTTAAACCACGACAGGGCGATggacttttattttattcactgTTAGCAAACGGGGAAATTGATAAG ACTTCTCTACATGGAAGTTGTCCGGTGATTAAGGGAGAGAAATGGGTGGCAACAAAGTGGATTGATGATAAAGAGCAGTGA
- the LOC114192302 gene encoding probable prolyl 4-hydroxylase 9 isoform X2, with the protein MKGKMKSSKLKLGIPALSFLCSLFFVAGFFDLDDVGSKSRILQESEKKVCEPVEHGESGESFFDSIPFQILSWRPRALYFPNFTSVEACGQIIEMAKPKLEPSKLALRTGETAESTKDTRTSSGTFISASGDKSGILDMLERKIAKVTMIPRSHGEKFNILKYEVGQKYDSHYDAFNPDEYGTVKSQRMASFLLYLSNVEAGGETMFPYEGGLHIDTDYDYRKCIGLKVKPRQGDGLLFYSLLANGEIDKTSLHGSCPVIKGEKWVATKWIDDKEQ; encoded by the exons ATGAAAGGCAAAATGAAGAGTTCCAAACTGAAGTTGGGGATACCTGCACTTTCCTTCCTTTGCTCCCTTTTCTTCGTTGCTGGCTTCTTT GATTTGGACGATGTGGGATCAAAGTCAAGAATACTCCAAGAATCTGAGAAGAAAGTATGTGAACCTGTTGAGCATGGTGAATCTGGGGAATCCTTTTTTGATTCAATCCCTTTTCAG atTTTAAGTTGGAGACCACGGGCACTTTACTTTCCAAACTTCACTAGTGTGGAAGCATGTGGGCAAATAATTGAAATGGCAAAGCCAAAACTTGAACCATCAAAACTGGCTTTGCGGACAGGAGAAACTGCTGAGAGCACAAAAGACACTAGAACAAG TTCAGGCACATTTATCAGCGCATCAGGAGACAAATCTGGCATCTTAGACATGTTAGAGAGGAAAATTGCTAAAGTTACAATGATTCCAAGGAGCCATGGGGAA AAATTCAATATATTGAAGTATGAGGTTGGCCAGAAATATGATTCTCATTATGATGCGTTCAACCCAGATGAATACGGCACTGTTAAGAGCCAAAGG ATGGCTTCCTTTCTGTTATACCTATCAAATGTTGAAGCTGGAGGAGAAACAATGTTCCCTTATGAG GGTGGTCTGCATATTGATACGGATTATGATTACCGAAAATGCATTGGTTTGAAGGTTAAACCACGACAGGGCGATggacttttattttattcactgTTAGCAAACGGGGAAATTGATAAG ACTTCTCTACATGGAAGTTGTCCGGTGATTAAGGGAGAGAAATGGGTGGCAACAAAGTGGATTGATGATAAAGAGCAGTGA
- the LOC114192302 gene encoding probable prolyl 4-hydroxylase 9 isoform X1, producing the protein MKGKMKSSKLKLGIPALSFLCSLFFVAGFFVSPLLFQDLDDVGSKSRILQESEKKVCEPVEHGESGESFFDSIPFQILSWRPRALYFPNFTSVEACGQIIEMAKPKLEPSKLALRTGETAESTKDTRTSSGTFISASGDKSGILDMLERKIAKVTMIPRSHGEKFNILKYEVGQKYDSHYDAFNPDEYGTVKSQRMASFLLYLSNVEAGGETMFPYEGGLHIDTDYDYRKCIGLKVKPRQGDGLLFYSLLANGEIDKTSLHGSCPVIKGEKWVATKWIDDKEQ; encoded by the exons ATGAAAGGCAAAATGAAGAGTTCCAAACTGAAGTTGGGGATACCTGCACTTTCCTTCCTTTGCTCCCTTTTCTTCGTTGCTGGCTTCTTTGTATCTCCTCTCCTATTTCAG GATTTGGACGATGTGGGATCAAAGTCAAGAATACTCCAAGAATCTGAGAAGAAAGTATGTGAACCTGTTGAGCATGGTGAATCTGGGGAATCCTTTTTTGATTCAATCCCTTTTCAG atTTTAAGTTGGAGACCACGGGCACTTTACTTTCCAAACTTCACTAGTGTGGAAGCATGTGGGCAAATAATTGAAATGGCAAAGCCAAAACTTGAACCATCAAAACTGGCTTTGCGGACAGGAGAAACTGCTGAGAGCACAAAAGACACTAGAACAAG TTCAGGCACATTTATCAGCGCATCAGGAGACAAATCTGGCATCTTAGACATGTTAGAGAGGAAAATTGCTAAAGTTACAATGATTCCAAGGAGCCATGGGGAA AAATTCAATATATTGAAGTATGAGGTTGGCCAGAAATATGATTCTCATTATGATGCGTTCAACCCAGATGAATACGGCACTGTTAAGAGCCAAAGG ATGGCTTCCTTTCTGTTATACCTATCAAATGTTGAAGCTGGAGGAGAAACAATGTTCCCTTATGAG GGTGGTCTGCATATTGATACGGATTATGATTACCGAAAATGCATTGGTTTGAAGGTTAAACCACGACAGGGCGATggacttttattttattcactgTTAGCAAACGGGGAAATTGATAAG ACTTCTCTACATGGAAGTTGTCCGGTGATTAAGGGAGAGAAATGGGTGGCAACAAAGTGGATTGATGATAAAGAGCAGTGA
- the LOC114190860 gene encoding uncharacterized protein LOC114190860, giving the protein MVRGGITKSNLLLLGGAKRAKSGLSKFSATARASAAESSGEISKSGGGRVEDSAWWVPHPRTGIYFPKGHEWVMEDVPEDAARLNQTFWFRNVDGVDIPKHQP; this is encoded by the exons ATGGTTAGAGGAGGCATCACCAAATCAAACTTGTTGCTTCTGGG GGGAGCTAAGAGAGCAAAGAGTGGACTCAGCAAATTCTCTGCTACTGCACGAGCTTCTGCTGCAGAAAGCTCTGGAGAAATCTCAAAGAGTGGTGGTGGGAGGGTAGAGGATTCAGCGTGGTGGGTCCCACACCCACGCACAGGAATTTACTTCCCCAAAGGACATGAGTGGGTGATGGAAGATGTTCCAGAGGATGCAGCTCGTTTAAACCAGACATTTTGGTTCAGAAACGTTGATGGTGTTGACATCCCCAAACACCAACCTTAA